The Anopheles merus strain MAF chromosome 2L, AmerM5.1, whole genome shotgun sequence genome has a segment encoding these proteins:
- the LOC121591364 gene encoding CD9 antigen isoform X1, whose translation MRLSARIKCFKYLVYAYVILISICGGAQLVIGAFLLWTHKQYAPIVKNQFWEPFAVLIGLGIISQALCYLGWTSTSRKQRCYLGLFCAFLVLFIVILFLVSGWSVATKAHLIVPAEVAIETSFTEFLAKDNTNDQTHIWNRLQRDFRCCGYNGIHDYKKNKQMGFPWSCYDPIDTKVFNTGCMHVFVKSIEMNMIRVAVVAVASALIQSLGIFCAIQLTMLLRRPTLMLPNGDNNHSVRVKRTRELTPLSPVTIGNPTPHSSTKPPIPLKPVVPRVDQPVMKSSH comes from the exons ATATGTGGCGGTGCACAGCTAGTAATCGGAGCATTCCTACTCTGGACCCATAAGCAGTACGCGCCGATCGTAAAGAATCAGTTCTGGGAACCGTTTGCCGTGCTGATCGGGCTCGGCATAATCTCCCAAGCCCTCTGCTACCTTGGCTGGACGTCCACGAGCCGGAAGCAGCGGTGTTACTTAGGATTG TTCTGCGCATTTTTAGTGCTCTTCATTGTGATCTTATTCTTAGTGAGTGGGTGGTCGGTCGCCACCAAGGCGCATCTGATCGTACCGGCCGAGGTGGCGATCGAGACGAGCTTTACCGAGTTTCTGGCAAAAGACAACACCAACGATCAGACGCACATCTGGAACCGATTGCAGCGGGAT tTCCGTTGCTGCGGGTACAATGGCATCCATGACTACAAGAAGAACAAGCAGATGGGCTTCCCCTGGTCCTGCTACGATCCGATCGACACGAAAGTCTTCAACACCGGCTGCATGCACGTGTTCGTGAAGAGCATCGAGATGAACATGATTCGTGTCGCCGTGGTTGCGGTTGCCTCCGCGCTAATACAG AGCCTGGGCATATTTTGCGCCATTCAGCTGACGATGCTGCTCCGACGGCCGACCCTGATGCTGCCAAACGGTGACAACAACCATTCGGTGCGGGTCAAGCGAACCCGCGAGCTGACGCCACTGTCACCCGTCACCATCGGCAATCCGACGCCCCACAGCAGTACAAAACCGCCGATTCCACTGAAGCCCGTCGTGCCGCGGGTCGATCAACCGGTCATGAAGTCTTCTCACTGA
- the LOC121591364 gene encoding tetraspanin-1 isoform X2 codes for MICGGAQLVIGAFLLWTHKQYAPIVKNQFWEPFAVLIGLGIISQALCYLGWTSTSRKQRCYLGLFCAFLVLFIVILFLVSGWSVATKAHLIVPAEVAIETSFTEFLAKDNTNDQTHIWNRLQRDFRCCGYNGIHDYKKNKQMGFPWSCYDPIDTKVFNTGCMHVFVKSIEMNMIRVAVVAVASALIQSLGIFCAIQLTMLLRRPTLMLPNGDNNHSVRVKRTRELTPLSPVTIGNPTPHSSTKPPIPLKPVVPRVDQPVMKSSH; via the exons ATG ATATGTGGCGGTGCACAGCTAGTAATCGGAGCATTCCTACTCTGGACCCATAAGCAGTACGCGCCGATCGTAAAGAATCAGTTCTGGGAACCGTTTGCCGTGCTGATCGGGCTCGGCATAATCTCCCAAGCCCTCTGCTACCTTGGCTGGACGTCCACGAGCCGGAAGCAGCGGTGTTACTTAGGATTG TTCTGCGCATTTTTAGTGCTCTTCATTGTGATCTTATTCTTAGTGAGTGGGTGGTCGGTCGCCACCAAGGCGCATCTGATCGTACCGGCCGAGGTGGCGATCGAGACGAGCTTTACCGAGTTTCTGGCAAAAGACAACACCAACGATCAGACGCACATCTGGAACCGATTGCAGCGGGAT tTCCGTTGCTGCGGGTACAATGGCATCCATGACTACAAGAAGAACAAGCAGATGGGCTTCCCCTGGTCCTGCTACGATCCGATCGACACGAAAGTCTTCAACACCGGCTGCATGCACGTGTTCGTGAAGAGCATCGAGATGAACATGATTCGTGTCGCCGTGGTTGCGGTTGCCTCCGCGCTAATACAG AGCCTGGGCATATTTTGCGCCATTCAGCTGACGATGCTGCTCCGACGGCCGACCCTGATGCTGCCAAACGGTGACAACAACCATTCGGTGCGGGTCAAGCGAACCCGCGAGCTGACGCCACTGTCACCCGTCACCATCGGCAATCCGACGCCCCACAGCAGTACAAAACCGCCGATTCCACTGAAGCCCGTCGTGCCGCGGGTCGATCAACCGGTCATGAAGTCTTCTCACTGA